The Kangiella marina genome window below encodes:
- a CDS encoding S9 family peptidase gives MTQENKTIQPFGLWDSPISAEQLASKSTRLGQIQATGDAIYWLEGRPEEQGRGVIVRCVDGKRQDITPADYNVRTRVHEYGGCDFWLNDRYLLFVDDEQQQLYRQDLKTLEVVALTPEPPSKRSWRYNDGTIDETSSYTICVRERHEENEVINELVKVPLDGSQHIDVVAEGYDFYSNPRISPDGKRISWLCWNHPHMPWDETEVWSAELNNGKLTNAKPVIQQSNVSAYQPEWTSNSELVYAADFEGWWHLYKEGHEAPLHKAEEIEFALPQWVFGCRIWHELDASTLLAIGTRKGSQALYLIDLNDQSITTLSDKWTAFSGQMVVQEQNHQQHVYFLAANPTQPESVIEVVLDERYQIISECVLSDLDSKTDQRDISQAQHVSFPTSGGETAHGFFYPPTNSQFQGPDSELPPLIVMSHGGPTAMADSGLDSKVQFWTSRGFAVADVNYRGSTGYGRAYRDKLKGQWGLVDVDDCIAMGRYLAAEGLIDGDRMAIRGGSAGGYTTLCALTFHDVFKAGMSRYGVADLVSLSQDSHKFEIRYLDSVVGSYPEQADIYQQRSPVNHTDQLSCPILILQGLEDKVVPPNQAEAMVEALKEKGLPYEYITFEGEGHGFRKPDTIIRAFEAELSFYQQHLI, from the coding sequence ATGACTCAAGAAAATAAAACGATACAACCTTTCGGGCTTTGGGACTCTCCTATCAGTGCCGAGCAACTTGCGAGTAAATCTACCCGCTTAGGGCAAATTCAAGCGACCGGCGACGCTATCTATTGGCTGGAAGGCCGTCCAGAAGAACAAGGACGTGGTGTTATTGTCCGTTGTGTGGATGGCAAGCGCCAGGATATTACGCCAGCAGACTATAATGTTCGCACCAGAGTTCACGAATACGGTGGTTGCGACTTTTGGCTGAATGATCGCTACTTGCTGTTTGTCGATGATGAACAGCAACAACTGTATCGACAAGATTTAAAGACCCTGGAGGTCGTTGCTTTAACACCTGAGCCGCCTAGCAAGCGTAGCTGGCGTTACAACGATGGCACGATTGATGAAACCTCGTCTTACACGATTTGTGTTCGTGAGCGTCATGAAGAAAATGAGGTGATTAATGAGTTAGTTAAAGTTCCTCTGGATGGCTCGCAACATATTGATGTCGTGGCTGAGGGCTATGACTTTTACTCAAACCCACGTATTAGTCCTGATGGAAAACGTATTAGCTGGCTTTGCTGGAATCATCCCCACATGCCGTGGGATGAAACGGAGGTTTGGTCTGCGGAACTGAATAATGGCAAGTTAACGAATGCTAAGCCGGTGATTCAGCAATCTAACGTCTCAGCGTATCAGCCTGAATGGACTAGCAACAGTGAACTTGTATATGCGGCTGACTTTGAGGGCTGGTGGCACTTGTACAAGGAAGGTCACGAAGCTCCGCTGCACAAAGCGGAAGAGATCGAGTTTGCGCTGCCGCAGTGGGTTTTCGGATGCCGTATTTGGCATGAGTTGGATGCCAGTACATTGCTAGCCATTGGTACTCGTAAGGGATCTCAGGCGTTGTATCTTATTGATTTGAACGATCAGTCTATAACCACTCTGAGCGATAAGTGGACGGCTTTTAGTGGCCAAATGGTGGTGCAAGAACAGAATCATCAGCAGCATGTCTACTTTTTGGCTGCTAACCCTACTCAGCCTGAGTCAGTGATTGAGGTGGTGCTTGATGAGCGATACCAGATAATAAGTGAGTGCGTACTGTCAGATTTAGACAGCAAAACGGATCAACGCGACATCTCCCAAGCGCAACATGTCAGCTTCCCGACTTCTGGCGGCGAAACGGCTCATGGTTTCTTTTATCCTCCGACGAACAGCCAGTTCCAAGGCCCTGATTCCGAGCTACCGCCGCTTATTGTGATGAGTCATGGTGGCCCAACAGCGATGGCTGACAGTGGCTTGGATTCCAAAGTACAGTTTTGGACCAGTCGAGGCTTTGCTGTGGCGGATGTAAATTACCGTGGTAGCACGGGCTATGGTCGCGCTTACAGGGATAAACTAAAAGGACAGTGGGGTTTAGTTGATGTCGATGACTGTATCGCTATGGGACGTTACTTAGCCGCGGAAGGGCTGATTGATGGCGATAGAATGGCCATACGCGGCGGTTCTGCGGGCGGTTATACCACGTTATGTGCCTTAACCTTCCATGATGTTTTTAAAGCGGGTATGAGCCGTTACGGTGTGGCTGACTTGGTGTCGTTATCTCAAGACAGCCATAAGTTTGAAATTCGCTATTTAGACAGTGTGGTTGGTTCCTATCCAGAACAAGCTGATATTTATCAGCAGCGATCACCGGTCAATCATACCGATCAGCTATCTTGCCCTATATTGATTCTTCAAGGGCTTGAGGACAAGGTGGTGCCTCCCAACCAAGCAGAAGCCATGGTTGAGGCACTAAAAGAAAAAGGTTTGCCTTACGAGTACATCACTTTTGAGGGGGAAGGGCATGGCTTTAGGAAGCCCGATACCATTATCCGTGCTTTTGAGGCTGAATTGTCTTTTTACCAGCAACATCTAATCTAG
- a CDS encoding Na(+)/H(+) antiporter subunit D: MWMPELPVFVPFFIGALIALVTTGKVRQAVLLITPVLSGLHLLTVPVGTVLSFSFLNFELEVFEVDKLSLLFGYIFHIAAFICMLFALHVKDTLQQVSGLLYAGSAIGAVFAGDLITLFIFWELLAVTSVFLIWARRTERAYIAGLRYLIIQVLSGVVLLVGIVFYAYKHQSINFEFIGLNDTASWLIFIAFGIKCAFPMLHNWLTDAYPEATPTGTVFLSAFTTKVAVYSLARAYPGTELLVYIGVIMACFPIFFAVIENDLRRVLAYSMINQIGFMVVGIGIGTALAVNGAVSHAFNDILFKGLLFMSMGAVLHMTGKIDGSRLGGLYKTMPKTAILCMVGAASISAFPLFSGFVSKSMVMSAALNNGYGWAWLLLLFSAAGVFHHAGIKIPYFAFFAHDSGIRTSEPPKNMLFAMSIAAVLCVAIGVYPQALYSLLPFDTGYNPYDATHVLTQTQLLFFSALAFVWLNLKNMYPPELPSVNLDIDWFYRRLFPAILTPFFAMFWAADRAVRGVFMRGVNGVLGLVARHEPDGILSRTQLSGSMVIWVSILLAVFLILSFW, encoded by the coding sequence ATGTGGATGCCTGAGTTACCAGTGTTTGTACCATTTTTTATCGGTGCGCTGATTGCTTTAGTCACTACCGGAAAGGTTCGTCAGGCGGTGTTATTGATTACACCAGTCTTGAGCGGCTTGCATTTACTGACGGTGCCAGTGGGTACTGTACTAAGCTTTAGTTTCTTGAACTTTGAACTCGAAGTTTTTGAGGTTGATAAGCTCAGCTTACTATTTGGTTATATTTTCCACATAGCAGCCTTTATTTGCATGCTGTTCGCTCTGCACGTTAAAGACACGCTACAGCAAGTCAGTGGTTTACTCTATGCCGGTAGTGCGATTGGAGCGGTGTTTGCAGGGGATTTGATCACTCTATTTATCTTCTGGGAGCTACTAGCCGTTACCTCAGTCTTCTTGATCTGGGCTCGCCGCACAGAGCGCGCTTATATTGCGGGTCTCCGTTATTTAATCATTCAAGTCTTGTCGGGTGTGGTTTTATTGGTAGGCATCGTTTTCTATGCTTATAAGCACCAGTCGATTAACTTCGAGTTTATTGGGCTGAACGATACCGCAAGCTGGTTAATCTTTATCGCCTTTGGTATCAAGTGTGCCTTCCCAATGTTACACAATTGGTTAACCGATGCTTATCCAGAAGCGACGCCAACGGGTACGGTTTTCTTAAGCGCCTTCACCACGAAAGTGGCGGTTTATTCTTTAGCTCGCGCTTACCCTGGTACAGAGCTGTTGGTTTATATCGGCGTTATCATGGCGTGTTTCCCAATTTTCTTCGCGGTGATCGAAAACGATTTACGCCGCGTGTTGGCTTACAGCATGATCAACCAGATTGGTTTTATGGTGGTGGGTATTGGTATCGGTACTGCCTTGGCAGTCAACGGTGCCGTATCTCACGCTTTCAACGACATCCTGTTTAAAGGTCTGTTGTTCATGTCGATGGGAGCCGTCTTACACATGACCGGCAAAATCGACGGTTCGCGACTGGGTGGCTTGTATAAAACCATGCCTAAAACCGCGATCTTATGTATGGTTGGTGCCGCTTCGATTTCTGCATTCCCACTGTTTAGCGGCTTTGTCAGTAAGTCGATGGTCATGTCGGCAGCGCTAAACAACGGTTATGGTTGGGCTTGGTTACTGTTGCTGTTCTCGGCGGCAGGCGTATTCCACCATGCGGGTATCAAGATTCCGTACTTTGCATTCTTTGCGCATGATTCCGGTATTCGGACCTCCGAGCCACCGAAGAACATGTTGTTCGCGATGAGCATTGCGGCTGTATTGTGTGTTGCGATAGGTGTTTATCCACAGGCTCTGTATAGCCTGTTACCATTCGATACGGGCTATAACCCTTACGATGCGACGCACGTTCTGACACAGACACAGTTGTTGTTCTTCTCAGCGTTGGCCTTTGTCTGGCTGAACTTGAAGAACATGTATCCACCAGAGTTGCCGTCAGTTAACTTGGATATCGATTGGTTCTACCGTCGATTATTCCCGGCAATCTTAACACCGTTCTTTGCTATGTTCTGGGCTGCCGATAGAGCTGTTCGAGGCGTCTTTATGCGTGGCGTGAATGGAGTGCTTGGTTTAGTAGCGCGTCATGAGCCAGACGGTATTCTATCTAGAACACAACTATCAGGTAGTATGGTGATTTGGGTCAGTATCTTATTGGCGGTATTTTTGATACTGAGTTTTTGGTAG
- a CDS encoding BlaI/MecI/CopY family transcriptional regulator, translating into MTIRVSEAEKNVMDVLWQESPLSSLEVVEKLQSREWSEKTVKTFLNRLVKKGVVSYEKDGRRYLYSPAIEREEFLADESEGFLDKVFKGNMKELLATFVENKQLSQKELDYLKGLLDDKEGSDVK; encoded by the coding sequence ATGACAATCAGAGTGAGTGAAGCAGAAAAAAATGTGATGGATGTTCTGTGGCAGGAATCTCCATTATCCAGTCTTGAAGTCGTTGAAAAACTACAATCTCGAGAGTGGAGCGAAAAAACAGTAAAAACCTTTCTTAATCGTTTAGTTAAGAAGGGTGTTGTCTCCTACGAGAAAGATGGTCGTCGTTATTTGTACTCTCCCGCCATAGAGCGAGAAGAGTTCTTAGCCGACGAAAGTGAAGGTTTTCTTGATAAGGTCTTTAAAGGCAATATGAAAGAATTACTGGCAACCTTTGTTGAAAATAAGCAGTTGTCACAAAAGGAACTGGATTATTTAAAAGGGTTACTTGACGACAAGGAAGGCAGCGATGTTAAGTGA
- a CDS encoding dicarboxylate/amino acid:cation symporter, translating to MTKTMNLSVKILIFMVLGAIVGVLFLQFGDYQCAKSLAEGECQALQENSWAYTYFVEGLFNIGGSLFINALKMLMVPLVLVSLVCGVYSLADPSKLGRLSLKSIGLYLLTTAIALTLALTLASIFQPGVGMPVGEANFDASDKPPLSDVIINIVPTNPFEAMVSANMLQIIVFAILVGLAITLSGEQGKRIGNWFEDANKVVMELVNIIMRFAPYGVFFLIAKTFSTFPFSDLVGSLGSYFILVIVGLLLHALLTYSVLITLFTRLNPIKFFKAMWPAMLTAFGTSSSNATLPVTMRCAEANLGVHKNTFSFTLPLGATINMDGTAIMQGIATLFIAQAYSVDLSMAQLLTVVLTATLASIGTAGVPSVGLILLAGVLTQVNLPVEAIGMILGIDRLLDMTRTAVNITGDAAVTTIVAKSEDEIDIETFNDTNNRSNFDD from the coding sequence ATGACTAAAACAATGAACTTAAGCGTCAAAATTCTAATTTTCATGGTTCTCGGGGCCATCGTTGGGGTACTTTTCCTTCAGTTTGGCGACTATCAATGCGCCAAAAGTTTAGCAGAGGGCGAGTGTCAGGCTCTTCAGGAAAACAGTTGGGCATATACCTATTTCGTCGAAGGCCTGTTTAATATTGGCGGCAGTCTCTTTATCAATGCATTGAAAATGTTGATGGTGCCGTTAGTATTAGTGTCACTGGTTTGTGGTGTGTATTCTCTGGCAGATCCATCAAAACTCGGTCGCTTAAGTTTAAAGTCGATTGGCCTGTACCTTCTAACCACGGCAATAGCGCTTACTCTAGCGTTAACGTTAGCTTCAATTTTCCAACCAGGTGTTGGTATGCCGGTCGGTGAAGCAAATTTTGATGCCAGTGATAAACCACCCCTTTCAGATGTCATTATCAACATCGTGCCGACGAACCCTTTTGAAGCGATGGTCAGTGCCAATATGCTTCAAATCATTGTTTTCGCCATTTTGGTCGGTCTGGCAATCACTTTATCCGGTGAGCAAGGCAAACGCATCGGTAACTGGTTCGAAGATGCCAATAAAGTGGTTATGGAGCTGGTCAACATCATTATGCGATTCGCGCCCTACGGTGTCTTTTTCCTTATCGCTAAAACCTTTTCCACTTTCCCATTCTCCGATCTGGTGGGTTCGTTGGGCAGTTACTTTATTTTAGTGATCGTTGGCCTTCTGTTACATGCTCTATTAACTTACAGCGTTCTCATCACGCTATTTACGCGCCTCAACCCGATTAAGTTCTTTAAAGCGATGTGGCCTGCCATGCTGACGGCGTTCGGTACATCAAGCAGTAACGCGACGCTTCCAGTGACTATGCGTTGTGCAGAAGCTAATTTGGGCGTTCATAAAAACACCTTTTCGTTCACTTTGCCTCTCGGTGCTACCATCAACATGGATGGCACCGCAATCATGCAAGGTATCGCTACCCTGTTTATCGCGCAGGCTTACAGCGTTGACCTCAGCATGGCGCAGTTGCTGACGGTAGTTCTGACCGCAACATTAGCCTCTATCGGTACCGCAGGCGTTCCGAGTGTTGGTTTGATTCTACTCGCAGGAGTACTAACTCAGGTGAATCTACCAGTCGAAGCCATTGGTATGATTCTTGGTATTGACCGTTTACTCGATATGACGCGAACAGCGGTTAACATTACGGGCGACGCTGCGGTAACAACCATCGTCGCTAAATCCGAAGATGAAATTGATATCGAGACCTTTAACGATACTAACAACCGAAGCAATTTCGACGACTAA
- the sohB gene encoding protease SohB gives MEFIAEYGLFLLKTATIIVGIIVILAMIINAGHRQHPATRGEIRVTNLGETIKDHSQAIKNEVMSKHQFKQALKQEKQDDKKKDKEEKQQLKAKKKSEQNTNSTETDDTREESTPSADDKARVYVIDFDGDVEASDVESMREEITAILSAANKGDEVMVRLKSPGGMVHSYGLAASQLQRVRQAGYELTIAVDEVAASGGYMMACVGDNITAAPFAVIGSIGVVAELPNFHRLLKKANVDYEQHTAGDYKRTLTMFGENTSHGRDKFKEDLEETHVLFKSFINQNRPQLDLDKVATGEHWYGSQAKELGLVDALGTSDDWIMTALKDKDVYAVKYNIKKPISERLSVSLSRGVEKLLTKLIHRSSKQDLFK, from the coding sequence ATAGAGTTTATCGCTGAATACGGTTTGTTTTTACTTAAAACGGCTACTATTATTGTTGGCATTATTGTGATTTTGGCCATGATTATTAATGCTGGGCATAGGCAGCACCCCGCTACGCGTGGAGAAATAAGAGTGACCAATCTTGGTGAAACGATTAAGGATCATAGCCAAGCGATAAAAAATGAGGTGATGTCTAAACATCAATTCAAGCAAGCGCTGAAGCAAGAAAAACAAGACGATAAGAAAAAAGACAAAGAAGAAAAACAGCAGCTAAAAGCGAAGAAAAAATCTGAGCAAAATACTAATTCCACCGAAACGGATGACACTCGTGAAGAGAGTACGCCGTCTGCTGATGACAAGGCGAGAGTGTATGTGATCGACTTCGATGGCGATGTTGAGGCAAGTGACGTCGAATCAATGCGTGAAGAAATAACAGCCATTTTATCAGCGGCAAATAAAGGCGATGAAGTAATGGTGCGCCTTAAAAGCCCCGGCGGAATGGTGCATTCCTATGGTTTAGCAGCCTCACAATTACAACGTGTACGTCAAGCGGGTTATGAGCTGACGATAGCGGTGGATGAGGTTGCAGCCAGCGGCGGTTATATGATGGCTTGTGTTGGCGATAATATTACAGCAGCACCTTTTGCCGTTATTGGTTCGATAGGAGTTGTCGCTGAGTTGCCTAACTTTCACCGCTTATTGAAAAAAGCCAATGTGGATTACGAGCAGCATACCGCAGGGGACTATAAACGAACTTTAACCATGTTCGGAGAAAATACTTCGCATGGGCGTGATAAGTTTAAAGAGGACCTAGAAGAGACGCATGTGCTGTTTAAGTCCTTTATCAATCAAAATCGCCCTCAGCTAGACTTGGACAAAGTTGCTACCGGTGAACATTGGTATGGGTCTCAGGCGAAAGAGCTGGGCTTGGTCGATGCGTTAGGTACCAGTGATGACTGGATCATGACAGCGCTTAAAGACAAAGATGTGTATGCGGTTAAGTACAATATCAAAAAGCCAATCAGCGAACGTTTATCGGTCAGTTTGTCACGAGGCGTTGAAAAATTACTGACAAAGCTGATCCATCGTTCATCAAAGCAAGACTTATTTAAGTAA
- the fadR gene encoding fatty acid metabolism transcriptional regulator FadR — MASTAKALTPAAFAEQYIVESIWNGKFPAGSILPAERELAEIIGVTRTTLREVLQRLARDGWLTIQHGKPTKVNDIWQSATLNVLDTLVTLDDAGSMTLADNLLRARTSIASIFLRDAVKNDPEKLLEVLEGLSSVANTAEAYIDFDWHFHHSATRASGNPIYTLMLNGFEAIYYKIGRFYFGWEQTRRLAHNYYRQLSAAIKDRDADKVVEILWDYGHQSGDLWSKAKGEMKSFSEIG; from the coding sequence ATGGCTTCTACAGCTAAAGCACTAACGCCAGCTGCATTTGCTGAGCAATACATTGTTGAGTCTATTTGGAATGGCAAGTTTCCTGCAGGCTCTATTTTACCAGCTGAAAGAGAGTTGGCAGAAATTATTGGGGTCACTCGAACCACGTTACGTGAAGTCTTGCAGCGCCTAGCGCGTGATGGATGGCTAACCATTCAACATGGTAAACCAACCAAAGTGAATGATATCTGGCAGTCAGCGACATTAAATGTTCTTGATACCTTGGTGACACTGGATGATGCTGGTTCCATGACGCTGGCTGATAATTTGCTGCGAGCGCGAACTTCAATAGCCAGCATCTTCTTACGAGATGCGGTTAAGAATGATCCTGAAAAGTTACTCGAAGTATTGGAAGGCCTCAGTAGTGTCGCCAATACCGCCGAAGCGTATATTGATTTTGATTGGCACTTTCACCACTCAGCAACGCGCGCTTCAGGCAACCCTATCTACACATTGATGCTGAATGGCTTTGAAGCTATTTATTACAAAATAGGACGCTTCTATTTTGGCTGGGAGCAAACACGTCGACTTGCTCACAATTATTACCGCCAACTTTCAGCCGCAATTAAGGATAGGGACGCCGATAAAGTCGTAGAAATCTTATGGGATTACGGGCATCAGAGCGGTGACTTATGGAGCAAAGCTAAAGGGGAAATGAAGTCCTTTAGCGAAATCGGTTAA
- a CDS encoding TonB family protein: protein MLSDLKFNGWLDAFWQFNLDLSVIVLTVLVVRFFIRKTTKSYNSYLLWLAIPLGFVVAKVIASIDFSSANSSYIGQAVSVMIIKPVETLQNYWWLGALWLSGTTLLLLRLIIQHIELRKNLKDIRRPLDDLPGAELFKARRYQVIAVEHKDMSPAVYGFIKPTIYFPTHIAKQLSVQQIQLIIEHEEQHIKQKHLWLNLLWDVLVCVGWFNPLIYIARKNFRHDQELFCDYLVLNKTSESRTKDYGHALLSTVSATHSVSLLCSWKVFNQLEERIMNITKPINRKGKVTMTLGAMLALSCCAVYAANKEVKHSPEKHIVVSENVTVDENRHAQFVVQYDNDDALYIQENDKFYIEEDGKRREMTEAERVDFERKHEEAMKELALSEDELIQIEKEIEDAHKVLELHADEIELAQVEMESAREEIAKAQQEIQLEFEKGNLSKEEMHRYKEDLHRAKEQLARDRENIRVDIERARQDLEQAKKDVHEQRIYQRSRAPGNDSHRTVVVSENIIKNGSSRTTDIIKLVDDNGKTYIKSNGQYSIEVDGKEREMTSEEKAFFDKKFKAIPHPPKPPKAANAPTRVRASERVMTRIPPMPPKAANAPTRVRASERVMTRTPPMPPKASSPVEPIHQPRASYPKAAVEQNIEGYVDLTFDINDSGKASNIQVTESSDNGLFNKDAIDAVKQWEFAEKDYGKKGMKYKMKFDLDSKDLSL from the coding sequence ATGTTAAGTGATTTAAAGTTTAATGGTTGGTTAGATGCCTTCTGGCAATTTAATCTCGACCTAAGCGTTATTGTATTAACGGTTTTAGTGGTTCGATTTTTTATCCGAAAAACCACGAAAAGTTACAACTCCTACTTACTGTGGCTGGCGATTCCTTTAGGGTTTGTGGTGGCAAAAGTCATTGCTTCCATTGATTTTTCCAGCGCCAACTCCAGTTATATCGGCCAAGCCGTGAGCGTTATGATCATTAAACCTGTTGAAACTCTGCAGAATTATTGGTGGTTGGGCGCTTTATGGTTATCAGGCACGACATTATTATTATTGCGACTGATTATTCAGCACATTGAACTGCGCAAAAACTTGAAGGATATTCGTCGTCCACTTGATGATTTGCCTGGAGCGGAATTATTTAAAGCTCGGCGTTACCAAGTTATTGCCGTAGAGCATAAAGATATGTCTCCGGCGGTGTATGGTTTTATTAAACCGACCATTTATTTTCCGACGCACATTGCGAAACAACTGTCAGTACAACAAATCCAACTCATTATTGAGCACGAAGAACAGCATATTAAGCAAAAGCATTTGTGGCTCAATTTGTTGTGGGATGTGTTGGTCTGCGTCGGTTGGTTTAATCCGCTGATTTATATCGCCCGCAAAAATTTTCGACATGACCAAGAGTTATTCTGTGACTACTTAGTGCTGAATAAAACCAGTGAATCACGGACGAAAGACTATGGTCATGCTCTGCTTTCAACAGTTTCTGCCACTCACTCTGTAAGTCTGCTTTGCTCATGGAAGGTTTTTAACCAACTTGAGGAACGCATTATGAATATAACTAAACCTATTAATCGCAAAGGTAAGGTAACGATGACACTCGGCGCCATGCTCGCACTAAGTTGCTGTGCAGTTTACGCCGCAAATAAAGAGGTAAAACACAGCCCGGAAAAGCACATTGTCGTTTCGGAAAATGTGACCGTTGATGAGAATCGCCACGCACAATTTGTGGTTCAGTACGACAATGATGATGCGCTTTATATTCAAGAAAACGATAAGTTTTATATTGAAGAAGACGGTAAGCGTCGTGAAATGACCGAAGCTGAGCGTGTTGACTTCGAACGTAAGCATGAAGAGGCTATGAAGGAACTAGCGCTTTCGGAAGATGAGTTGATTCAAATTGAAAAAGAAATTGAAGATGCCCATAAAGTATTAGAGCTACATGCTGATGAAATTGAGCTCGCTCAAGTTGAAATGGAAAGCGCGCGCGAAGAGATAGCTAAAGCCCAACAAGAGATTCAGCTTGAGTTTGAAAAAGGCAATCTTTCTAAAGAGGAAATGCATCGTTATAAAGAAGATTTGCATCGTGCAAAAGAGCAGTTAGCTCGTGATAGAGAAAATATTAGAGTTGATATTGAGCGCGCAAGACAAGACCTTGAACAAGCTAAGAAGGATGTCCATGAACAACGCATCTATCAGCGGAGTCGTGCCCCAGGTAACGATTCGCATCGAACCGTTGTAGTCAGTGAAAACATCATTAAAAATGGTTCAAGCCGTACCACCGATATTATCAAGCTAGTTGATGATAATGGAAAAACTTATATCAAGTCGAACGGTCAGTATTCTATTGAAGTCGATGGTAAAGAGCGTGAAATGACCAGCGAAGAAAAGGCGTTTTTTGATAAAAAGTTCAAAGCAATCCCGCATCCACCTAAGCCACCAAAAGCAGCCAACGCTCCAACTCGTGTGCGAGCTTCTGAGCGAGTAATGACGCGTATACCGCCCATGCCTCCTAAAGCAGCCAACGCACCAACTCGTGTGAGAGCTTCCGAGCGAGTAATGACGCGTACACCGCCCATGCCCCCTAAAGCATCAAGTCCAGTTGAGCCAATACATCAGCCTAGAGCAAGTTACCCTAAGGCTGCAGTGGAGCAAAATATTGAAGGCTATGTGGATTTAACCTTTGATATCAATGACAGTGGCAAAGCAAGCAATATCCAGGTAACCGAGTCTAGTGACAACGGGCTCTTTAATAAAGACGCTATTGACGCTGTTAAGCAGTGGGAGTTTGCTGAAAAAGATTACGGTAAGAAAGGTATGAAGTATAAAATGAAGTTTGACTTGGATTCGAAAGATTTAAGCCTGTAA